From the Hevea brasiliensis isolate MT/VB/25A 57/8 chromosome 15, ASM3005281v1, whole genome shotgun sequence genome, one window contains:
- the LOC110638189 gene encoding NAC domain-containing protein 21/22, whose protein sequence is MSNISMVEAKLPPGFRFHPKDDELVCDYLLKKITNHSDSLLMIEVDLNKCEPWDIPETACVGGKEWYFYSQRDRKYATGLRTNRATASGYWKATGKDRPVLRKGILVGMRKTLVFYQGRAPKGRKTDWVMHEFRLEGSLASPKTSPHKEDWVLCRAFYKNREVAAKPSMGSSYDDTGSPSLPPLMDSYITFDQTQPNLDEYEQVPCFSIFSQSQTNLIFPHITQMESNIMPTKSTAPFGQIPMSACSDLDTYSCDKTVVKAVLNQLNKMESNPYIHGSPSLGEGSSESYLSEVGMSSIWNNHY, encoded by the exons atgagcaacatAAGCATGGTGGAGGCAAAGTTGCCTCCAGGATTTAGATTCCATCCAAAAGATGATGAACTTGTGTGTGATTACTTGTTGAAGAAGATCACGAATCATTCTGATTCTCTTCTCATGATAGAAGTTGACCTCAACAAGTGCGAACCTTGGGATATTCCTG AAACAGCATGTGTGGGGGGAAAAGAATGGTATTTTTACAGCCAGAGAGACAGAAAGTATGCAACAGGACTAAGAACAAATAGGGCAACAGCAAGTGGGTACTGGAAGGCGacagggaaggatcgtcctgtcCTTCGTAAAGGCATCCTTGTTGGCATGAGGAAGACTTTGGTCTTTTACCAGGGCAGGGCCCCCAAAGGAAGAAAAACTGATTGGGTTATGCATGAGTTTCGTCTTGAGGGATCTCTTGCTTCCCCTAAGACTTCTCCTCACAAG GAGGATTGGGTGTTATGCAGAGCGTTCTACAAAAATAGAGAAGTTGCTGCAAAACCAAGCATGGGAAGCAGCTATGATGACacaggctctccatctcttccaCCATTAATGGATTCTTACATCACTTTTGACCAAACTCAACCCAACCTAGATGAGTATGAGCAAGTGCCCTGCTTCTCCATTTTCTCTCAAAGTCAAACCAACCTAATTTTCCCACACATCACCCAAATGGAATCAAACATAATGCCCACAAAAAGCACAGCTCCATTTGGACAAATACCTATGAGTGCTTGCTCTGATTTAGACACTTACTCTTGTGATAAAACGGTTGTTAAAGCTGTTTTGAATCAACTTAACAAGATGGAAAGCAATCCTTACATTCATGGATCTCCTAGCTTAGGAGAAGGAAGTTCAGAGAGCTACCTATCTGAAGTGGGTATGTCCAGCATATGGAATAATCATTACTGA
- the LOC110638202 gene encoding enoyl-[acyl-carrier-protein] reductase [NADH], chloroplastic isoform X1: MCIFIRMSLFSSKRFNLLKMAVTAASCLQLATTGPYFSSSCRAVKVGATVIGANSKEASWTKLASVSYISSVQPFRRQNFMSCSVKFNRISTKAMSDSSESKRVPGLPIDLKGKRAFIAGVADDNGYGWAIAKSLAAAGAEILVGTWVPALNIFETSLRRGKFDESRVLPDGSLMQITKMYPLDAVYDSPDDVPEDLKTNKRYAGLSNWTVQEAAESVQQDFGTIDILVHSLANGPEVSKPLLETSRKGYLAAVSASSYSYVSLLKHFLPIMNPGGSSISLTYIASERIIPGYGGGMSSAKAALESDTRVLAFEAGRKHKIRVNTISACPLRSRAAKAIGFIDTMIEYSLANAPLQKELSADEVGNTAAFLASPLASAITGALIYVDNGLNAMGIGLDSPILKDLDIPKDRH, translated from the exons ATGTGTATATTTATCCGAAT GTCTCTATTTTCCTCTAAGAGATTTAATCTATTGAAAATGGCGGTAACTGCAGCCTCTTGCCTGCAATTGGCAACGACAGGGCCCTACTTTTCCTCCTCTTGTAGAGCTGTCAAGGTGGGTGCCACTGTTATTGGTGCTAACTCTAAGGAAGCATCATGGACTAAGCTTGCTAGTGTTTCTTATATATCCTCCGTACAACCTTTCAGACGACAGAATTTCATGTCATGCTCAGTTAAATTCAATAGGATTTCCACAAAAGCAATGTCTGATTCTAGTGAAAGTAAGAGAGTGCCTGGACTGCCAATTGATTTGAA AGGTAAACGGGCTTTTATTGCTGGTGTTGCTGATGACAATGGTTATGGTTGGGCAATAGCAAAATCTCTTGCTGCTGCAGGTGCTGAAATTCTGGTTGGAACATGGGTGCCT GCTTTGAATATTTTTGAAACCAGCTTGCGACGAGGAAAGTTTGATGAATCACGAGT GTTGCCAGATGGTTCTTTGATGCAGATCACCAAAATGTATCCCCTTGATGCAGTGTATGACAGCCCTGATGATGTGCCTGAAGAT TTGAAAACAAATAAGCGTTATGCTGGATTGTCTAATTGGACTGTTCAG GAAGCCGCTGAATCTGTCCAACAGGATTTTGGCACTATTGACATCCTTGTGCATTCACTTGCTAATGGGCCAGAG GTCAGTAAACCTCTATTGGAGACATCAAGGAAAGGGTATCTTGCAGCTGTGTCTGCATCAAGCTACTCGTATGTTTCTTTGCTCAAGCATTTCCTACCAATAATGAATCCAG GTGGTTCTTCAATTTCTCTTACATACATTGCTTCTGAGAGGATCATTCCAGG ATATGGAGGAGGTATGAGTTCTGCCAAAGCTGCACTTGAGAGTGACACAAGA GTACTTGCTTTTGAAGCAGGAAGGAAACACAAAATTAGAGTCAACACTATATCTGCTT GTCCACTAAGAAGCCGAGCTGCAAAAGCAATTGGATTTATTGATACAATGATTGAGTACTCATTAGCCAATGCTCCACTGCAAAAGGAACTATCTGCAG ATGAAGTGGGGAACACTGCTGCCTTCTTAGCATCACCTCTGGCTTCTGCCATCACTGGCGCTCTTATATATGTTGACAATGGCCTCAATGCAATGGGCATTGGCCTTGACAGTCCAATATTGAAAGACCTCGATATCCCAAAAGACAGGCACTAG
- the LOC110638202 gene encoding enoyl-[acyl-carrier-protein] reductase [NADH], chloroplastic isoform X2, translating to MAVTAASCLQLATTGPYFSSSCRAVKVGATVIGANSKEASWTKLASVSYISSVQPFRRQNFMSCSVKFNRISTKAMSDSSESKRVPGLPIDLKGKRAFIAGVADDNGYGWAIAKSLAAAGAEILVGTWVPALNIFETSLRRGKFDESRVLPDGSLMQITKMYPLDAVYDSPDDVPEDLKTNKRYAGLSNWTVQEAAESVQQDFGTIDILVHSLANGPEVSKPLLETSRKGYLAAVSASSYSYVSLLKHFLPIMNPGGSSISLTYIASERIIPGYGGGMSSAKAALESDTRVLAFEAGRKHKIRVNTISACPLRSRAAKAIGFIDTMIEYSLANAPLQKELSADEVGNTAAFLASPLASAITGALIYVDNGLNAMGIGLDSPILKDLDIPKDRH from the exons ATGGCGGTAACTGCAGCCTCTTGCCTGCAATTGGCAACGACAGGGCCCTACTTTTCCTCCTCTTGTAGAGCTGTCAAGGTGGGTGCCACTGTTATTGGTGCTAACTCTAAGGAAGCATCATGGACTAAGCTTGCTAGTGTTTCTTATATATCCTCCGTACAACCTTTCAGACGACAGAATTTCATGTCATGCTCAGTTAAATTCAATAGGATTTCCACAAAAGCAATGTCTGATTCTAGTGAAAGTAAGAGAGTGCCTGGACTGCCAATTGATTTGAA AGGTAAACGGGCTTTTATTGCTGGTGTTGCTGATGACAATGGTTATGGTTGGGCAATAGCAAAATCTCTTGCTGCTGCAGGTGCTGAAATTCTGGTTGGAACATGGGTGCCT GCTTTGAATATTTTTGAAACCAGCTTGCGACGAGGAAAGTTTGATGAATCACGAGT GTTGCCAGATGGTTCTTTGATGCAGATCACCAAAATGTATCCCCTTGATGCAGTGTATGACAGCCCTGATGATGTGCCTGAAGAT TTGAAAACAAATAAGCGTTATGCTGGATTGTCTAATTGGACTGTTCAG GAAGCCGCTGAATCTGTCCAACAGGATTTTGGCACTATTGACATCCTTGTGCATTCACTTGCTAATGGGCCAGAG GTCAGTAAACCTCTATTGGAGACATCAAGGAAAGGGTATCTTGCAGCTGTGTCTGCATCAAGCTACTCGTATGTTTCTTTGCTCAAGCATTTCCTACCAATAATGAATCCAG GTGGTTCTTCAATTTCTCTTACATACATTGCTTCTGAGAGGATCATTCCAGG ATATGGAGGAGGTATGAGTTCTGCCAAAGCTGCACTTGAGAGTGACACAAGA GTACTTGCTTTTGAAGCAGGAAGGAAACACAAAATTAGAGTCAACACTATATCTGCTT GTCCACTAAGAAGCCGAGCTGCAAAAGCAATTGGATTTATTGATACAATGATTGAGTACTCATTAGCCAATGCTCCACTGCAAAAGGAACTATCTGCAG ATGAAGTGGGGAACACTGCTGCCTTCTTAGCATCACCTCTGGCTTCTGCCATCACTGGCGCTCTTATATATGTTGACAATGGCCTCAATGCAATGGGCATTGGCCTTGACAGTCCAATATTGAAAGACCTCGATATCCCAAAAGACAGGCACTAG
- the LOC110638202 gene encoding enoyl-[acyl-carrier-protein] reductase [NADH], chloroplastic isoform X3, with product MSCSVKFNRISTKAMSDSSESKRVPGLPIDLKGKRAFIAGVADDNGYGWAIAKSLAAAGAEILVGTWVPALNIFETSLRRGKFDESRVLPDGSLMQITKMYPLDAVYDSPDDVPEDLKTNKRYAGLSNWTVQEAAESVQQDFGTIDILVHSLANGPEVSKPLLETSRKGYLAAVSASSYSYVSLLKHFLPIMNPGGSSISLTYIASERIIPGYGGGMSSAKAALESDTRVLAFEAGRKHKIRVNTISACPLRSRAAKAIGFIDTMIEYSLANAPLQKELSADEVGNTAAFLASPLASAITGALIYVDNGLNAMGIGLDSPILKDLDIPKDRH from the exons ATGTCATGCTCAGTTAAATTCAATAGGATTTCCACAAAAGCAATGTCTGATTCTAGTGAAAGTAAGAGAGTGCCTGGACTGCCAATTGATTTGAA AGGTAAACGGGCTTTTATTGCTGGTGTTGCTGATGACAATGGTTATGGTTGGGCAATAGCAAAATCTCTTGCTGCTGCAGGTGCTGAAATTCTGGTTGGAACATGGGTGCCT GCTTTGAATATTTTTGAAACCAGCTTGCGACGAGGAAAGTTTGATGAATCACGAGT GTTGCCAGATGGTTCTTTGATGCAGATCACCAAAATGTATCCCCTTGATGCAGTGTATGACAGCCCTGATGATGTGCCTGAAGAT TTGAAAACAAATAAGCGTTATGCTGGATTGTCTAATTGGACTGTTCAG GAAGCCGCTGAATCTGTCCAACAGGATTTTGGCACTATTGACATCCTTGTGCATTCACTTGCTAATGGGCCAGAG GTCAGTAAACCTCTATTGGAGACATCAAGGAAAGGGTATCTTGCAGCTGTGTCTGCATCAAGCTACTCGTATGTTTCTTTGCTCAAGCATTTCCTACCAATAATGAATCCAG GTGGTTCTTCAATTTCTCTTACATACATTGCTTCTGAGAGGATCATTCCAGG ATATGGAGGAGGTATGAGTTCTGCCAAAGCTGCACTTGAGAGTGACACAAGA GTACTTGCTTTTGAAGCAGGAAGGAAACACAAAATTAGAGTCAACACTATATCTGCTT GTCCACTAAGAAGCCGAGCTGCAAAAGCAATTGGATTTATTGATACAATGATTGAGTACTCATTAGCCAATGCTCCACTGCAAAAGGAACTATCTGCAG ATGAAGTGGGGAACACTGCTGCCTTCTTAGCATCACCTCTGGCTTCTGCCATCACTGGCGCTCTTATATATGTTGACAATGGCCTCAATGCAATGGGCATTGGCCTTGACAGTCCAATATTGAAAGACCTCGATATCCCAAAAGACAGGCACTAG